A genomic region of Caulobacter vibrioides contains the following coding sequences:
- the ispH gene encoding 4-hydroxy-3-methylbut-2-enyl diphosphate reductase, with the protein MNAQTPIRRPISLVLASPRGFCAGVDRAIQIVERAVEKFGAPVYVRHEIVHNRHVVDRLKALGAVFIEELEEAPDDRPVVFSAHGVPKSVPAEAKARQMIYLDATCPLVSKVHVEAQKHYDAGREIVLIGHAGHPEVIGTMGQLPEGAVTLIEDINDAATWTPKDAGNVAFLTQTTLSVDDTADMVALLRERFPGIAAPHKEDICYATTNRQDAVKHLAEQSELILVVGSKNSSNSVRLKEVGLKAGARDAHLIDDASGIDWAWFDGISRVGLTAGASAPEDLVQGVIDAISARFDTTVEELVEARETITFKLPRLLTA; encoded by the coding sequence ATGAACGCTCAGACCCCGATCCGACGCCCGATCTCCCTCGTGCTGGCCAGTCCGCGCGGCTTCTGCGCCGGCGTCGACCGGGCCATCCAGATCGTCGAGCGCGCCGTCGAGAAGTTCGGCGCGCCGGTCTATGTGCGCCACGAGATCGTCCACAACCGCCACGTGGTCGACCGTCTGAAGGCGCTCGGCGCGGTGTTCATCGAGGAGCTCGAGGAAGCGCCCGACGATCGCCCCGTGGTCTTCTCGGCCCACGGCGTGCCCAAGTCGGTGCCGGCCGAGGCCAAGGCCCGCCAGATGATCTATCTGGACGCCACCTGCCCGCTGGTCTCCAAGGTCCACGTCGAGGCCCAGAAGCACTATGACGCCGGCCGCGAGATCGTGCTGATCGGCCATGCCGGCCACCCCGAGGTGATCGGCACCATGGGCCAGCTGCCCGAAGGCGCGGTCACCCTGATCGAGGACATCAACGACGCGGCGACCTGGACACCCAAGGACGCCGGCAATGTGGCCTTCCTGACCCAGACCACCCTGTCGGTCGACGACACCGCCGACATGGTGGCCTTGCTGCGCGAGCGCTTCCCCGGCATCGCCGCGCCGCACAAGGAAGACATTTGCTACGCCACCACCAACCGCCAGGACGCGGTCAAGCATCTGGCCGAGCAGTCCGAACTGATCCTGGTGGTCGGCTCGAAGAACTCGTCCAACTCGGTGCGCCTGAAAGAGGTCGGTCTGAAGGCCGGGGCCCGCGACGCCCACCTGATCGACGACGCCTCGGGGATCGACTGGGCCTGGTTCGACGGGATCTCGCGCGTGGGCCTCACCGCCGGGGCCTCGGCGCCGGAGGACCTGGTGCAAGGCGTCATCGACGCGATCTCGGCGCGGTTCGACACCACGGTGGAGGAACTGGTCGAGGCGCGCGAGACGATTACGTTCAAGCTGCCGCGGTTGCTGACGGCTTAG
- the thrB gene encoding homoserine kinase, which produces MAVYTDITDQELEAFLGGYDLGAPLAFKGIAEGVENSNFLLETEKGRYILTVYERRVKADDLPYFLNMLTWLADRGYPSARPIPTRSGATLSSLRGKPAAIVEFLPGLSVRKPTAAHCREAGEGLAWLHLAGEGYPGRRANDLGQAAWSPLFSKHRKAAEDLKPGLSATIDNDLAQLALMWPRNLPSGVIHADYFPDNVFFQSNGKFAAAIDFYFACDDAYAYDVAVTLNAWCFEADGSFNITAAKALLNGYERRRPLSPIEKEALPILARGAAMRFFLTRLADWGSTPAGALVRPKDPLEYERKLAVHREGLVLF; this is translated from the coding sequence ATGGCCGTCTATACCGACATCACCGACCAGGAACTCGAAGCCTTCCTCGGAGGCTATGACCTCGGCGCGCCGCTGGCGTTCAAGGGCATCGCCGAGGGCGTGGAGAACTCCAACTTCCTGCTGGAGACGGAGAAGGGGCGCTACATCCTCACCGTCTACGAGCGGCGGGTGAAGGCGGACGACCTGCCGTATTTCCTGAACATGCTGACCTGGCTGGCCGACAGGGGCTATCCCAGCGCCCGGCCGATCCCGACCCGTAGCGGCGCGACGCTGTCGAGCCTGCGTGGCAAGCCCGCCGCCATCGTCGAGTTCCTGCCCGGCCTGTCGGTGCGCAAGCCCACCGCCGCCCACTGCCGCGAAGCCGGCGAGGGCCTGGCCTGGCTGCATCTGGCCGGCGAAGGCTATCCCGGCCGGCGCGCCAACGATCTTGGCCAAGCCGCCTGGTCGCCGCTGTTTTCCAAGCACCGCAAGGCCGCCGAGGACCTGAAGCCGGGCCTCTCAGCGACGATCGACAACGACCTGGCGCAGCTGGCCCTGATGTGGCCGCGCAATCTGCCGTCCGGCGTCATCCACGCCGACTATTTCCCCGACAACGTCTTCTTCCAGTCAAACGGCAAGTTCGCTGCGGCGATCGACTTCTATTTCGCCTGCGACGACGCCTACGCCTACGACGTGGCCGTGACCCTGAACGCCTGGTGCTTCGAGGCCGACGGCAGCTTCAACATCACCGCCGCCAAGGCGTTGCTGAACGGCTATGAGCGTCGCCGGCCCTTGAGCCCGATCGAGAAGGAAGCCCTGCCGATCCTGGCGCGCGGCGCGGCGATGCGGTTCTTCCTGACCCGCCTGGCCGACTGGGGCTCGACCCCGGCCGGCGCGCTGGTCAGGCCCAAGGACCCGCTGGAATACGAGCGGAAGCTGGCCGTCCACCGGGAAGGCCTCGTGCTGTTCTGA
- the argS gene encoding arginine--tRNA ligase, whose protein sequence is MNDLKRSLSEAAAAAFQAAGLPPEFGRVTASDRPDLADFQCNGALAAAKSAKRNPREIAVQVVEILKGDPRLASVEIAGVGFINMRVSDEALSARAREIASDDRTGAQLLETPRRVLIDYAGPNVAKPMHVGHLRASIIGESIKRLYRFRGDDVVGDAHFGDWGFQMGLLISAIMDEDPFINALMEKLPEAPRGFSSADEAKVMAEFEKRITLADLDRIYPAASVRQKEDPAFKERARKATAELQNGRFGYRLLWRHFVNVSRVALEREFHALGVDFDLWKGESDVNDLIEPMVMQLEAKGLLVQDQGARIVRVAREGDKRDVPPLLVVSSEGSAMYGTTDLATILDRRKSFDPHLILYCVDQRQADHFETVFRAAYLAGYADEGSLEHIGFGTMNGADGKPFKTRAGGVLKLHDLIEMAREKARERLREAGLGAELSEEQFEDTAHKVGVAALKFADLQNFRGTSYVFDLDRFTSFEGKTGPYLLYQSVRIKSVLRRAAESGAVAGRIEIHEPAERDLAMLLDAFEGALQEAYDKKAPNFVAEHAYKLAQSFSKFYAACPIVSADTETLRASRLTLAETTLRQLELTLELLGIEAPERM, encoded by the coding sequence ATGAACGATTTGAAGCGGTCCTTGAGCGAGGCGGCCGCGGCCGCTTTCCAGGCCGCCGGACTGCCTCCCGAGTTCGGACGCGTCACGGCTTCCGACCGACCAGACCTGGCCGATTTCCAGTGCAACGGCGCCCTTGCGGCCGCCAAGAGCGCCAAGCGTAATCCGCGCGAGATCGCGGTGCAGGTCGTCGAGATCCTGAAGGGCGATCCGCGCCTGGCTTCGGTGGAGATCGCCGGCGTCGGCTTTATCAACATGCGCGTCAGCGATGAGGCCCTCTCGGCCCGCGCCCGCGAAATCGCGTCTGATGACCGCACCGGCGCCCAGCTGCTTGAGACGCCGCGTCGCGTGCTGATCGACTATGCCGGTCCGAATGTCGCCAAGCCGATGCACGTGGGGCACCTGCGCGCCTCGATCATCGGCGAGTCGATCAAGCGCCTGTATCGCTTCCGCGGCGATGACGTGGTGGGCGACGCCCACTTCGGCGACTGGGGCTTCCAGATGGGCCTCCTGATCAGCGCCATCATGGACGAGGACCCGTTCATCAACGCCTTGATGGAAAAGCTGCCGGAGGCCCCGCGCGGCTTCTCGTCGGCCGACGAGGCCAAGGTGATGGCCGAGTTCGAAAAGCGCATCACCCTGGCCGACCTTGATCGTATCTATCCGGCCGCCTCGGTGCGCCAGAAGGAAGATCCGGCGTTCAAGGAGCGCGCGCGCAAGGCGACCGCCGAACTGCAGAACGGCCGCTTCGGCTATCGTCTGCTGTGGCGTCACTTCGTCAATGTCAGCCGGGTCGCGCTGGAGCGTGAGTTCCATGCGCTGGGCGTCGACTTCGACCTGTGGAAGGGCGAGAGCGACGTCAACGACCTGATCGAGCCGATGGTGATGCAGCTGGAGGCCAAGGGCCTGCTGGTGCAGGACCAGGGCGCGCGCATCGTCCGCGTGGCCCGCGAGGGCGACAAGCGCGACGTGCCGCCGCTGCTGGTGGTGTCGTCGGAAGGCTCGGCCATGTACGGCACGACCGATCTGGCCACGATCCTGGATCGTCGCAAGTCGTTCGACCCGCACCTGATCCTCTACTGCGTGGACCAGCGTCAGGCCGACCACTTCGAGACGGTGTTCCGCGCCGCCTATCTGGCCGGCTACGCCGACGAGGGCTCGCTGGAGCATATCGGTTTTGGCACCATGAACGGCGCCGACGGCAAGCCGTTCAAGACCCGCGCCGGCGGCGTCCTGAAGCTGCACGATCTGATCGAGATGGCCCGCGAGAAGGCGCGTGAGCGCCTGCGCGAAGCGGGCCTGGGCGCCGAGCTTTCCGAAGAGCAGTTCGAGGACACGGCCCACAAGGTCGGTGTCGCGGCCCTGAAGTTCGCCGATCTGCAGAACTTCCGCGGCACCTCGTATGTCTTCGACCTCGACCGCTTCACCAGCTTCGAGGGCAAGACCGGTCCGTACCTGCTGTACCAGTCGGTGCGCATCAAGAGCGTGCTGCGCCGCGCCGCCGAGAGCGGCGCTGTGGCCGGTCGCATCGAGATCCATGAACCGGCCGAGCGCGACCTGGCCATGCTGCTGGACGCCTTCGAGGGGGCTTTGCAGGAGGCCTACGACAAGAAGGCGCCGAACTTCGTGGCCGAGCACGCCTACAAGCTGGCTCAGTCGTTCTCGAAGTTCTACGCGGCCTGCCCGATCGTGAGCGCCGACACCGAAACGCTGCGCGCCTCGCGCCTGACCCTGGCCGAAACGACCCTGCGCCAGCTGGAGCTGACGCTGGAGCTGCTGGGGATCGAAGCGCCGGAGCGGATGTAG
- a CDS encoding methyl-accepting chemotaxis protein: MLRLNAFLKVLTVALMVGMTIAIAAATFGLLHLRVGGPIANRQAAAFDLVADILPPPAYLVESMLVVEQGSQDPSAAEATLAKLAALRADYETRIAYWRKSEIPEDAKASLARLDEHGRAFWRELDQTYAPALKSGDVIAVNMAAAKLDGHYRRHRVGVDELTAKARSMVADAANESHSASLTVFAGLGVVAIAMLGMILLGVGALRKRIIDPLARMTAYMGRLAEGDYSQEPPMRERKDEVGDMAAAVSVFRAAAIERRQAVQQEKDREAAAREEAFAAAEAEARGRRSFVVDALDEGLRRLAQGDLSQRIDAAFPEEFERLRRNFNDSIVTLRDTIHQVVSSAGAVGGGARQITVAADDLARRTEQQAAGLEQTAAALDEVTATIKTTAINARTAYNEVALSRDLIGASSAVASEAGVAMERIDTSSRKIGQIITVVDEIAFQTNLLALNAGVEAARAGEAGRGFAVVAMEVRALAQRSADAAKEIKTLVEEASRSVENGVELVGRVGDELTGVVAQFGKIQTLVEGIAQAAHDQATGLGEVNSAVSQMDQVTQQNAAMVEETTAASHSLTSEARQLAQLMERFQTEGGATVLAA; this comes from the coding sequence ATGCTGCGCCTCAATGCGTTCCTGAAAGTCCTGACTGTCGCCCTGATGGTCGGCATGACGATCGCCATCGCCGCGGCGACCTTCGGCCTGCTGCATCTGCGGGTGGGCGGGCCGATCGCCAATCGCCAGGCCGCGGCCTTTGACCTCGTCGCCGACATCCTTCCGCCACCGGCCTATCTGGTGGAGAGCATGCTGGTGGTCGAGCAGGGCAGCCAGGATCCCAGCGCCGCCGAGGCCACCCTGGCCAAGCTGGCCGCGCTTCGCGCCGACTATGAAACCCGCATCGCCTACTGGCGAAAGTCGGAGATTCCCGAGGACGCCAAGGCTTCGCTCGCGCGTCTGGATGAGCATGGTCGCGCGTTCTGGCGCGAGTTGGACCAGACCTACGCGCCGGCCCTGAAATCGGGCGACGTGATCGCGGTCAACATGGCCGCCGCCAAGTTGGATGGACACTACCGCCGGCACCGCGTCGGCGTGGACGAATTGACAGCGAAGGCGCGGTCCATGGTGGCCGACGCGGCCAATGAGTCACATAGCGCCTCCCTCACCGTGTTCGCGGGCTTGGGCGTGGTGGCGATCGCCATGCTGGGGATGATCCTTCTGGGCGTCGGCGCGCTGCGTAAGCGGATTATCGATCCGCTGGCGCGCATGACCGCCTATATGGGCCGGCTCGCCGAGGGCGATTACTCGCAAGAACCGCCGATGCGCGAACGCAAGGACGAGGTCGGCGACATGGCCGCCGCCGTTTCGGTGTTCCGCGCCGCAGCGATCGAACGTCGACAGGCCGTCCAGCAGGAGAAGGATCGCGAGGCGGCGGCGCGCGAGGAGGCCTTCGCAGCGGCGGAAGCCGAGGCCCGGGGCCGCCGTTCGTTCGTGGTCGACGCGCTCGACGAGGGCTTGCGCCGGCTGGCCCAGGGCGATCTGTCACAGCGGATCGACGCCGCGTTCCCCGAAGAGTTCGAACGCCTGCGTCGCAACTTCAACGACTCGATCGTCACGCTGCGCGACACTATCCACCAGGTCGTGTCCAGCGCCGGCGCCGTCGGCGGCGGCGCGCGGCAGATCACCGTGGCGGCCGACGACCTCGCGCGGCGCACCGAGCAGCAGGCCGCCGGGCTGGAACAGACCGCTGCGGCGCTCGACGAGGTGACGGCGACGATCAAGACGACCGCCATCAACGCCCGCACCGCCTACAATGAAGTGGCGCTCAGCCGCGACCTGATCGGCGCGTCCAGCGCCGTGGCCAGCGAGGCTGGGGTGGCGATGGAGCGGATCGACACCTCGTCGCGCAAGATCGGCCAGATCATCACCGTGGTGGACGAAATCGCCTTCCAGACCAATCTGCTGGCGCTCAACGCCGGGGTCGAGGCCGCCCGCGCGGGCGAGGCCGGTCGCGGCTTCGCGGTCGTAGCCATGGAGGTGCGGGCCCTAGCCCAGCGCTCGGCCGACGCCGCCAAGGAAATCAAGACCCTGGTCGAGGAGGCCAGCCGTAGCGTCGAGAACGGCGTGGAGCTGGTCGGCCGGGTCGGCGACGAGCTCACCGGCGTCGTCGCCCAGTTCGGCAAGATCCAGACGCTCGTCGAGGGCATCGCCCAGGCGGCTCACGACCAGGCCACGGGCCTGGGCGAGGTCAACAGCGCCGTCAGCCAGATGGATCAGGTCACCCAGCAGAACGCCGCCATGGTCGAAGAGACCACGGCCGCCAGCCATAGCTTGACCAGTGAGGCCCGCCAGCTGGCGCAGCTGATGGAGCGGTTCCAGACCGAGGGCGGTGCGACGGTCCTCGCGGCGTAG
- a CDS encoding Tat pathway signal sequence domain protein has translation MRRTFTLALSALMAVSIAATTATAVHAQSRGDQGGGEDDAAKKRKRDEEWNQPKAPLAQLRNAGPCPYVKVLYDAGRFVEFKDGKESAAQAGFTGEIQSLTSGCAYKGDEPIKIRIEALFQLGRGPQAAGDKYVYRYWVAVTERNQAVIAKEYFDLPVSFAAGEDRVYARETIEQITIPRADEKVSGGNFEVLLGFDVTPAMAAFNRDGKRFRVNAGQTAPAQQGQAQQGQTQPGTTTKQ, from the coding sequence ATGCGCCGCACTTTCACGCTCGCCCTCAGCGCCCTGATGGCTGTCTCGATCGCCGCGACCACGGCGACGGCCGTCCACGCCCAATCGCGCGGCGACCAGGGCGGTGGCGAGGACGACGCGGCCAAGAAGCGCAAGCGCGACGAAGAGTGGAACCAGCCCAAGGCGCCGCTGGCGCAGTTGCGCAACGCCGGTCCTTGCCCGTATGTGAAGGTGCTCTACGACGCCGGCCGCTTTGTCGAATTCAAGGACGGCAAGGAGTCGGCCGCCCAGGCCGGTTTCACCGGTGAGATCCAGAGCCTGACCTCGGGCTGCGCCTATAAGGGCGATGAGCCGATTAAGATCCGTATCGAGGCGCTGTTCCAGCTGGGCCGTGGTCCGCAGGCGGCCGGCGATAAGTACGTCTATCGCTACTGGGTGGCGGTGACCGAGCGGAACCAGGCCGTAATCGCCAAGGAATATTTCGACCTTCCCGTCAGCTTCGCCGCCGGCGAGGACCGCGTCTATGCGCGCGAAACGATCGAACAGATCACCATCCCCCGCGCTGACGAAAAGGTCAGTGGCGGGAACTTCGAGGTCCTGCTGGGCTTCGACGTGACGCCGGCGATGGCCGCCTTCAACCGCGACGGCAAGCGTTTCCGGGTCAACGCCGGACAGACGGCGCCCGCCCAGCAAGGCCAGGCCCAACAAGGCCAAACCCAACCAGGGACGACCACCAAGCAATGA